AACTTGTAAAAGTCCTTATCCCCACCTAAGAAGTTTCCTGCCAACTGAGTGGTTAATTTAAAGTAATCCCCTTTATGGGGTAAGAACTTATTATCCCTTAAGTCCCTTGAAACAAAAAAGGTTGACATTCCTATTGTTTCCGTTCCTTCCTCATCCTTGACAATTTCAGGGGCATCCTCATCGATATCCGTAATCTTGTCCCTCTCTATCAGGTATCCCAATCCTACCTTCCAGTCCTCCCACAGTCTCCTACTTACGAGAGCTGAAACACCTGTCTTTTTCGAAGTGTACGTAAAGTACTCATACCTATTGTTGTAAGCACTCGTAGAGAGAGTCTGCGGTCTATCCAGCCACCACCTGTGGTTGTAGTTGATGTAGAAGTCCAAAACCCTTGAACCAAACTGTAGGTTAACAGAGCCTGAGTCTCCCGTTCCAAAGAGGTTACCCTTTGAAACACTTACCATTCCAACAAGCTTTGAAACAGAACTGTAACCTGCTCCTACTGAAAATACTCCCGTCAATCTCTCCTTAACATTAACTTTTACATCAACTTTGTTGCTCCCTCCTACTACTTTTGGCTTAACATCAACATTTTCAAAATATCCTGTATTGAACAGTCTCCTAATAGACCTTTCAAGGCGTACCGTGTTGAATATCCCAGTTTCGTAGAGGTCCAACTCTCTTCTTATTGTTCTGTCTCTCGTTGCAACGTTACCGGTTATGTTAATCCACCTAACGTAGGCTCTTTCTCCTTCATATATGTAAAAAGTGACATCTGCCGTATGTTTTTCCCTGTTGAGGGAAACCTCTGGAGATACATTTGCAAATATAAAGCCAATCTCTCCGTACTTTCTAACGATTTTCCTTTTTAGTTTCTCAATCTCCTTCTGGTTGTACCTCTTACCGGGGCGAATTCTCTTATCCAACTTTAGAAAGTCCTTTGAGGAGAACAGTTTGTTTCCAACAAACCTGATTCTGCCAAACCTGTAAGGCTTTCCCTCTCTAAGTATCCTGTAAACTACCTTGTAGCAGGAGTTACCCATACTGACGACTTCTGGTTCTCCTATCTCAACGTCCAAGTATCCCCTTTCCTTGTAGAGCTCCTCTATCCTCTTAACGTCCTCCTCAAGGTTTTCCCTTGAAAGGGGTGCATTAAACCTCAAGTGGAGAATGGATTTCTCCTTTGTTAGAAGGACATCTTTTATATCACCGGAGCTAATCTTTTTATTTCCCTTAATTTCTATCTCACATACGTTTGCTTTCCTTCCTTCGTTTATAATAAACGTAACAACAGCCCTTGTGGGAGAAATCCTGTCTATTGTATAGTAGACCTCAGTTCCGGGGAAACCTTTCTTGAGGTAAATCTCCTGGATTTTCTCCTTTAGAGTATCCAAGTACTTGTAATCAAGAGGCTTTTTAAGTTTAGTCTCCTCTCCCTCTTCAGTTACAAGTCCCAGTTCTTCCTTCAGTTTTTTACTCGATATGGACGAGTTTCCCTTGAATACAATATCCGTGATAATGGGTTTCTCCTTGACAAAGTATCTTAAGATAAGTCCCCTCTTTCCTTCCTTTACATCGACAGATATGTTTTCAAAATACCCCAATTTAAAGAGTCTCTTTATGTCTTCGGATACTGCTTTAGGGGAAAATTCCCTTCCAGGTTTTTCAGATATGTAGTAAAGAATCGTACTTTTGGGAACGGATTCATTACCTATAATTTCAACTTTTTCTATAATTTTTTCCTTCTCTGTAGCTTGAGAATATCCGGAAAAGGCAGTGATTAACGTTAAAAACAGTACTATGATTAGCCTCAATTCCACCCCCGATTCTAATCGTCGGTGCTAATAATACCACACCTCCTTGGCAGAATAATAGAAAAGCAAGAGCCCTTTCCCTCTTCACTTTCAACCCTTACCTTTCCCCCTAACTTTTCTACGGCTAATTTAACGATTGATAGACCTAATCCCGTTCCTCCCATTTTCCTTGACCTTGACTTCTCTACTCTGTAGAACCTCTCAAATATGAAGGGAATGTGTGACTTTGGAATTCCAACGCCGGTATCACACACTCTCACTTCATCCTCATTCTGGTGTTTTATGTAGGTTATTTCAACCCTTCCCCCATCTCTGTTGTACTTTACTGCATTGTCTATTAAATTCTTGAGTGCTGCATGGAGGAGTTTTCTGTCTGCACAAACCTCAGTATTTTCATCAACGTTGACAGAAAATGTTATACCTCTTTTCTCAGCTATTTCCATTAGATGGCTTGTAATACTGTTTATAATTGGTAAAAGTTTCAATTTTTTCGGCTTTAACGTTAAATTTGTGCTTTCAAGGAGGGAAAGGGTTATAAGGTCTTCGATTAACTGTTCCATGTATTCTATCCTCTCCTGAGCTTTTTTTATGTATTTAATCGCCCTTTCGTTTCTTCTACAAACATCCTCTAAAGTTTCTAAGGATATCTTAAGTGCTGCAAGTGGGGTTTTAAGCTCATGAGAAGCATTAGCTATGAAGTTCTTCTTTAAGTTTTCGTACTTTCTCATCGGTGTCTGGTCAATTAGGAGGAGAACTTTTTCATCGAGGTCTGAACCAAAAATAACTTGAACGTATCTATCGTTAATTTTCTTATCGTTCCATACTCTGTAACTTTCGTTGAAGGCCTCGTTTATCAGTGATACTACGTCGAAATTTTTTATTACCTGGTAAAAAAATTTGCCTGTATCGTTCTCATCTATTCCAAGGAGTTCCCTTGCAAACCTGTTTGTAAATACGATTCTTCCGTAAGGGTCCATAATAACAATTCCTTCCTTTATAAGGCTGAGAGCTCTACCAAGTAACTTTGACCTATCTATGTATTGAGCTTTTTTTTCCTTTTTCTTTTCCTCTCTAACCCTGAAAAGGACTTCTTCCCTCTTTCTCTTTTCCCTAACGGCAATTCCCATGAAAATTACCATGAGAAAAAAGGAAAAGAGAAAAAGCGCTAAAAAGAGCCCACTCAATACCTCTGTTTGTTATCGTCTAAAGAATAGTTTATCATTAACTTAAAAATTTTCCTTATTTTGGGAGGAATTATGGCTGTTAGAGTAGCAATTAACGGTTTTGGAAGAATTGGGAGAAGTTTCTACAGAATCGTTCACAACGACCCTGAAATTGAGGTAGTTGCAATCAACGATTTGACAGACGCTCCTACCCTTGCACACCTCTTAAAGTACGACTCTGTCCACGGCAAGTTTGAGGCCGAGGTTACGTGCGATGGAGATGAGCTTGTTATAGATGGAAGGAGAATAAAAGTCCACGCAGACCCGAATCCCGAGGAGCTTCCATGGAAAGATTTAGAAGTTGATGTTGTTTTAGAGGCCACGGGAAGGTTCAGGGATAGGGAAGGAGCGGGAAAGCACCTCAAGGCTGGTGCTAAGAGAGTTGTAATTTCAGCCCCGGGGAAAAATCCCGATGCTACCTTTGTTATGGGTGTTAACCATAGGGAGTACGACCCTGAAAAGCACAGAATCGTCTCAAACGCCTCCTGTACAACAAACTGTCTCGCACCTATTGCAAAGGTTCTACTTGAAAATTTTGGAATAGTTTCCGGATTCCTAACTACTGTACACGCCTACACGATGGACCAGAGACTCTTAGATGCTCCCCATAGGGATTTAAGGAGGGCAAGGGCAGCGGCCGTTTCAATGGTTCCAACAACAACAGGAGCAGCAAAAGCTGTAGGTCTTGTTATTCCAGAACTTAAGGGGAAATTTAACGGAATTTCCATAAGGGTTCCAACTCCTGACGTTTCTCTTGTGGATTTTGTGTGCGTTTTAGAGAGGGAAACGACGATTGAGGAGGTGAACGGAGCTCTTAAAGCTGCTTCAGAAAATGAGCTAAAGGGAATTCTTGCCTACTCTGAGGAACCTTTGGTCTCAATTGACTACCTTGGGAATCCCCACTCATCAATTGTTGATGGACTATCAACGGACGTTATAAATGGAAACTTGGTAAAGGTAATTGCCTGGTACGACAACGAATGGGGATATTCAAATAGACTTGCAGATTTGATTAAGTACATGGCTAACGTTGGAGTTTAAGGGGGAAAATTCCCCCTTTTAAATAACGTTTAAAAATAAAGTTTTTCCACAAGGTTTCCCTTGCTATCTTCCACTTCCTTATGATTGGGTCTTCATTCCTATGTTTCATTGGCAGATAATGAATAATCCTATCCATTACAGGAACAGCAATACCACCTAAGGAACTCTTTTTAACAAGGTAACTGTTTGGAGCAACAACAGATACTCCAAAAACAATTAAAGAGCATATAAGAATTCCTCTAAAAATTCCAAATAAGAAACCTAAGATGTGATTGATAAATCCCAAGTTCGTTTTATTTACCAGTCTATTTACAGAAAATGCAATGTACTTTGTAATTAAAAATAGGATAAGAAAGATAAGTAATCCCGATACAAATACCTCTCCTGTTTGAGGTTGGGATTCTGAAACTATAAATTTCGCTACCGGATGAGCGAAAAGGTATGAAATGTAGATATCTAAAATAATTCCAGCTATTGAGATAATTTCCTCAATAAATCCCTTGTTAAATCCCCTTACAAAGTTCCATCCTAAAGTAACAATTATTAACCCGTCAAGGACGTTAAGAGGTGTTAAGTCCATTCTACCTCCAGGCTGAGATCTATCCACCTTGCAGCCGTTACGATTTTACTCGTTGAAACGAAATCCACAGGTAAATTCCTGATTTTTGGAAGCCTATCTATCGTTATTCCACCTGAGAGCTCTATTCTTACTTCCTCCTTCTTCTCCTTTATCCTTTTTACACCTTTCTCAACGTCCTCATCCCTCCAATTGTCAAGCATAACTATATCAACGAGCTCAATGACCTTTATTAAATCCTCTATCTGCTCCATATTTTCAACTTCCACCTCAATCTTTGTAGTTACAGGAATGTTTTTAGAAATTTCCCTTACAGCCCTTTCGATACTTCCAAATGCCTTAATGTGATTGTCCTTTACCATAACTGCATCGTAAAGGCCAAACCTGTGGTTGAGAGCTCCTCCAACCTTAGTTGCATACTTTTCAAGAACCCTTAGTCCTGGGGTTGTCTTCCTCGTATCAAGAAGCTTAATCTTTGAACCCTTTAACCCATCTACATACTTCCTTGTCTCGGTAGCTATTCCTGAAAGCCTTTGAACAATGTTTAAGGACGTTCTTTCTCCCGTTAGAATTACCTTTAAGTTTCCCTCCATCTCACAGATAACGTCACCCTTCTTAAAGGGTTTTCCCTCCTCAATGTACCAATTAAAAGAGATTTCCTTAGATAGAACCCTGTAAACCATTTCGAAAAATGGAGCCCCGCAGAAAATTCCGCCTTCCTTAGCTATTAGACAGGCCTTACCTGAAATGTCTGAAAGGGAGGAGGTGGTAATGTCTCCCAAGTAACCTAAATCCTCGTTTAAAAAGTTTAGAATTAAGTTTTTAACGTAGAGCTCATTCATTAAAACCCTCCGGAGGAAGTATGGTAAATATACCCAATATAATAACCTTAATCAGAATATTTTTAGTTCCGGTATTCATCATGTCCGTATTCTACGGAAAATTTAAAGAAGCTTTAAGTATTTTCTTCTTCGCAGCCTTAAGCGATGCACTGGATGGATTTTTAGCGAGAAAGTTCAACAAGGTAACAATGTTGGGAGTAATATTGGACCCCCTTGCCGACAAGGCACTTATAGATTCCGGCTATTTCCTTCTCTCCTACACGGGAAAGTACATTCCTATCTGGCTAACAGTTATAGTTTTAAGTAGGGACGTTTTAATACTAATGGGAAGCTGGATTCTTTCAATCTTTAACAAAATGGATAGGATTAAGCCTACCTATTTAGGAAAGGCTACTGCATTTCTGCAGTTCTTCACACTTCTTGCAACCCTTCTAAAACTCAACTGTGGTTTTCCAAATGGTAGTATTTTAGGTGTACTGTTTTTTACCACTGCAATTTTTACAGTTGCTTCAGCTCTCCAATATACCTATAGGGGGATTAAGGAGCTAAACGGTGCGTAACTATCTTACCGAAATTTATCTTACATCAACGGTAATTCTCCTTCTAATTTTACTATTTCTGTTCGAACCGGCCCTCTTGCCATTCTTCATCGCTTCTGCAGTAGCCTACGTGTTCTATCCGGTTTTCCTCTTCTTTAACAATTTAACGGGAAATAGAAGGAGATTCTCAGCGTTTTTGACTTTACTCACAATGTTTTTAGTCCTTTCCTTTGCACTGTTTATTCTGATTCCATCGATAATTGAGCAGATTCAGAGTTTCCTAAATTTCCTCCCAATCCTGTTTGAAAAATTGGATTCATTCTTTATTAAATTTTTCGGCAAGCATTTCCCACTTCTACACCCGTTCAAACTTACAACATTGAAGGAAATAATCAACGAAATTTATCAGAAATTTGGAACTATTCCAATAGCAAACCTAATTTCAAAACTCTTTTCTGGATTTTTTTCTGCAATATCAATTATTATTAATCTGATTGTTATTCCGTTCCTCACCTACTACCTTCTCATAAATTCCAGAAAAATTGTTAGAATTTATCTGTTAATCGCTCCCTGTTCAATTCAGAAGGAGTTAAAACTACTCCTCCAGAAAGTCCACAGCTCCCTTTCAAGCTATCTAATAGGCCAGATGGCAGTTGCCCTCTTTGTCGGTCTCTACATTGCAATAGGACTCCTTTTTGTCGGTATCAAGTACTCACTGCTCATTGGCTTTGTTGCAGGAGTCCTCAACATGATACCTTACGTGGGTTTCTTTTCAGGCCTTGTACCATCACTACTCCTGGCTATCTTTGACAACGGAACACTTGAAGCAGTGATTGGAGTTCTTACAGTCTTTTTAACGGAGGTGGGGCTCGAAAATCTCATATATCCGTTAATTATGAGCAGAACAACGGGAGTCAACCCTATACTCATCCTACTCTCCATATTCTTGGGAGGTTACTTAGGCGGTCTTTTAGGTATTGTAATTGGAGTTCCCTTAGCTGTTATTTTGGTTCCCATTTTTGAAAGCTTTATAGAAAAGAAGGAGAGGTTAAAGAGTGCTTGTGGGAGTAACGGGTAACATCGGTTCCGGGAAGTCAACTCTATGTAAATTTTTAGAACTTGAGGGCTTTCCTGTATTTTATGCAGACATCATCGGAAAGAGGGCCTTATACAGAGTGAAGGAAAAACTGTTAGAAACCTTTGGTAGTGAAATTTTCAAAGAAAAAGGGGAGATTGATACTAAAAAGATTTCAAGTATCGTATTCTCCTCACCGAAAAAGTTGAAAACTCTTACAGAAATAACACACCCGTTGATAAAAGAGGAAATATTGAGAATAAGGGACGAGTTTTCTGACGAGGTTGTATTTGTTGAAGCTGCAGTTCTAATAGAGGCAGGCTGGATGGATATCTGCGATAAAATTGTTTTGGTTTTTGCATACAGAGGACAGAGAATTCTAAGGGCTTCGAGGAAGTTTGGCTTAAGGGAAACTTTAAGGAGGGATTCCCTTCAAAAACCCTACAGTGAAAAGTTAAAATATGCCGACTACTTAATCTGCAATACGGGGGATTTAATCCACCTGAAGGAGCAGACAATTTCCCTACTGAAGGAGCTCCAATGAGAATTTTACTGGTGGGAGATGTTGTAGGAAGGCCGGGGAGGAGAGCTCTCCACCTCTACCTTGAGGAGAACAGGAATAAGTTTGACGTATGTATAGCAAACGGTGAAAACGCAGCAGGGGGATTTGGGTTAACAGAGAAGATTGTCAATAAGCTACTTTCTTACGGTGTAAACGTTATAACTGGGGGAAACCACACGTTTGACAAAAAGGAAATTTACCAGTTCATAGATAAGTATCCGATTCTAAGACCGGCAAACTATCCTGAGGGAGCTCCGGGAAGGGGATTTCTAACCTTTGATTTTGAGGGTACAAAAATCTCAGTTATCAACCTCATGGGTAGGGTATTTATGGAGTGCCTCGATAACCCATTTAGGAAGTTCGATGAAATTTACGAGAGTAACGAAGCGGATATCGTTATTGTTGACTTTCACGGTGAAGCATCATCTGAGAAACAGGCCTTTGGGTTCTACGTGGATGGGAAGGCAACTGCCGTATTTGGAACCCATACACACGTTCAGACCTCAGACCTGAGAAGGTTACCCTCAGGCACCCTATACATAACGGATGCCGGAATGTGCGGAGCTCTCAACTCAGTAATAGGGATAGAACCTAAAGAGGGAATAGAGAGGTTTGTTAAACAGTTACCTGTAAGGTTCAAAGTTCCAGAGAAGGCTGAACTCATTCAGTTCTGCGGTGTTCTCTTTGAAGTCGACGACAGATTCAGAGTAGTTAGGTATGAGAGAATTTACGAAATATACGAGAGGAGAGAGGATGGCAGTTATACTAGACGGGAAAGCCCTATCTAAAAAGATAAGAAACTCTTTGAAGAATGAGGTTAAGGAACTGAAGGAAAAATTTGGAAGACCTCCCTCTTTAGCAGTTGTACTGGTTGGAAACAACCCTGCAAGTGAAATTTACGTGAGGAACAAGATAAAGGCCTGCAGTGAAGTGGGGATAGATTCCATAGACAGAAGGCTTCCCGAGACGGTAACACAGGAGGAGCTTAACTCCATTGTAAAGGAGCTGAACGAAGACCCCAACGTTGATGGAATAATCGTTCAACTTCCACTTCCCAACGGTCTGTCCTGCAGGGAGGTTGTCAACTACATATCACCTGAGAAGGACGTTGATGGCTTCCACCCCGTTAATGTTGGAAAGTGTACTTTGGGGCTGTACGACCAGGGACTAATGCCGTGCACTCCTGCAGGCGTTATGAAGTTTTTTGAGGAGTACAATATCCCACTACAGGGAAAGAACGCAGTAATGGTTGGTCACAGTAACATAGTCGGAAAACCCCTTGCAAATATGCTGATAAATGCAAATGCAACGGTTTCTGTCTGCCACGTCTATACTAAGGACCTTTCCCACTACACAAGGTACGCAGACGTACTCTGCGTTGCTACAGGTGTTCCAGGCCTAATAAAGGCAGACATGGTTAAGGAGGGAGCTGTAGTCATTGATATAGGAATCAGCAGGGTAAATGGTAAGATTGTTGGTGATGTCGATTTTGAGGGTGTAAAGGAGAAGGTCTCAGCAATAACTCCAGTTCCTGGAGGAGTAGGACCTATGACGATTACGATGCTCCTTTACAATACGGTAAAAGCCTTTAAGATGAGGAACGGTATTTGAAGGTAATCCCCTACGTTGATAACGAAAAGTGTATCGGTTGTAAAATCTGTGAGGAGGTTTGTCCTCACGGAGTATTTGTCATGAGTGAGAGCAAGGCAGTGGTTATGTATCCCGAAAGGTGTAACGGTTGTGGTCTCTGTGTGGAGAACTGTCCTGTCGATGCCATAACGTTGAAGTGGACAGACCTGTAGAAGGAGAGAAAAATGATTTTTCTACTTAAGTCCATTTATCTTTACTCAATTTCTCTGTGGGTAGGAGCTCTCTTCTTCTTTACTGCAGTTGGAGCTCCATTGGCATTTAGAGTACTTCCCAAGGAGGAGGCTGGAAAGTACACAGGAGCCGTCTTTCCGAAGTACTTCTCCTTAGGATACATTTTTGGAATTTTAGCCCTCCTCTCGTTCTACCTTTTGGTCAGGGAAAATTTAGGAGTTGTTTCTTCAGTAAACCTACTAATTTTGATATTGATGAACCTGTCCAACTTTATAAACGGCCTGTTAATCGTTCCAAAGGCGGGAATTCTAAAGGCTGAGTTTTACATGACGAAGGAAAAATCCCTTTACGACAGATTTTTAAAACTCCATGCAGTTTCAATGGCCCTAAACGGAATAAATGTTATTTTAGGCCTTATGTCTGTCGGTTTAACCTCTCTCTACTTAACATTTTAGGGGAAGCAATGACTTTAAAGCAGTACTTTTACTCAGTTGTTGTAACTTCAATTGTTTTAGCCGTTTCCCTCTTTGCCCTTCAGAACTTTCAGGATGTTGAGGTTACAATTCCATTCATCGGTGTTTTTAAAACAAAGCTCTTTGTTGTTATAGTTTTCTCCTTTTTTTCCGGATTTTTAACTGCCGGATTTCTCTCACTCATATTTAAGATTTTTTCAATTCCTTCAAACATAAAACGAAAAAGGGAAAAGAACGTTGAGGATAGACCAGTTTCTAAAGGTAGCGAGAATAGTAAAGAGGAGAAGTCTGGCAAAGGAGCTCTGTGACGACGGCGTAGTTAAGGTTAACGGAGCTCCAGCCAAGCCCTCGAGGGAAGTAAAAGTAGGAGACGTTGTAGAGGTTGATACGATAAGCAGGTTTTTAAAGTTCAGAGTCCTTGAAGTTCCGATTTCAAAGTCAGTCTCAAAGAAAAAAGCCAGAGAGTTAGTAGAAGTTATCGAAGACAGAAAGAAGGATATAAGGGACATTATTGACCTTATATAGGGGTTACAGGATGGGAAGTTTTTTGGAAAGAGTCCTTGAAAATATTGAGGAGAGTCCTGAAAAGACGGCCTTTGTTAGGAAGGAAAATGGTAAATACAGGGAACTAACATTCAGGGACTTTGGGAACCAGATATCAACGTTGGAGGAGCTCCTTAGGGGAATCTCTCCTGAGGACAGGGTTGTCATCTTCATGGAGAATAGACCCGAGTGGGTATCGTCACTCTTTTCTATTCTTTTCTTAGGGGGAATTGCCGTTCCCGTTGACTACCTCCTCACTCCCGAGGAGCTCTTTAACATTTTAAAGGACTCACAGCCCAAGTACCTCATAACAAGCTCTCAAAACTTAAAGACTGCGGAGAAGGCGGTCTCAAACTTGGGCTACCACGTGAGAGTGATAAACGTTGACGATATCGAATGGAGGGAGGGGAAAATTCAGTACAGAAGGAGACGTTTGGACGAGGTAATCCTCATCCTCTACACATCCGGAACCACAGGAAACCCTAAAGGGGTTATGCTTACACTTGGAAACTTAGACCACAATATAAGGGCTGTTGAGAACTTGGGATTTTTAAGGGAGGACGACAGGTTTGTCGCAATACTTCCCTTCCACCATACGTACCCCCTCATGGCAACTGCAGTCCTGCCGGTTTCACTGAAGCTTCCACTCGTCTTTATTGAAAAGCTCACCCCAACAGACATCCTATCAACGGTAAATGAGCAGAACGTTACGATAATGGTGGGAGTTCCCAAACTCTACCAGGTGATACACCACAACATAATGGCAGAAATTAAAAAACTACCTCCGGTAAAGAGAAGGTTGATAGAGGGAGCCCTTAAGCTCTTCAGGAAGGGAGCTCCAACTTCTGTCAAAAGGAGGTTCTTCTCAAAGGTTCACGAGAGGATAGGTAGGAACTTACGGTTTATGATAAGTGGTGGAGCAAAGCTGAGCGAGGATGTCTGGAGAGACCTTGAAGCTATGGGATTTAACATTTTGGAAGGGTACGGTTTGACCGAAACCTCACCTCTGATATCTGTCAACAGGCCCGATAGGAAGAGAATAGGAACGGCAGGACCTCCTGTCGATGAGGTTGAAGTAAAGGTTACGGAGAAGGGAGAGATAATTGTAAGGGGCCCTAACGTTATGAAGGGCTACTACAACAAACCTGAGGAGACCAGAAAAGTCATAAAGGACGGCTGGTTCTACACGGGAGACCTTGGGTTTGTCGATGAGGATGGATTTATACACATAACGGGAAGGACCAAGGAAGTAATAGTCCTTGAGAGTGGCAAGAATGTGTATCCAGAGGATATAGAGATAGAGCTCCTTAAAAGTCCCTACATCTTAGAGGTGGGGGTTTTCTACTCTGATGGAAGGCTCAGAGCTCTCGTTAGGCCCGACTTTGAGCTCTTAGTTGACGAGGGCGTTTCAGACGTTAAATCCTTCATAAAAAAGGAGATAAACAGACTTTTAAGGGGATTTCAGCCCTACAAGAAGATTAAGGAGTTCAAGATTGTTGACAGGGAGCTCCCAAGGACGAGGATAGGAAAACTGAGGAGGTTTCTCCTTCCTAAAGTTTGGGAAGAGGTAGAGTGATGGAGTTTTCAAAGATTCAGGGAACGGGAAACGACTTTATCATTATCGACAACAGGGACGGCAAGTTTGATAAATTCTGCGGAGATTTCCCAGTTGATTCAGTGGTAAGAAAAGTTTGTGAGAGGAGAAGGGGAGTAGGGGCAGACGGTCTTATTCTGATTGAAAGTTCAGAAGTTGCAGACTTTAAGTGGAGGTTCTTTAACTCAGACGGCTCCGTTGCTGAAATGTGCGGAAACGGAGCAAGGTGTGCATCGAGGTTTGCCTACGAAAGGGGAATAGCTCCTGAAAGAATGAGGTTTGAAACGCTGGCCGGAATTGTTGAATCTGAGGTAAGGGGACCTTCAGTAAAGGTTAGATTAACCCCACCTACCGATTTAAAACTGAACATAAATGCGGAGGGGTTAAACGTTCATTACATAAATACGGGAGTTCCTCACGTTGTTGTACTTGTTGAAAGGTTAGACCAGATTGACGTTGAGAAGTTGGGAAGGAAACTGAGGTTCTCAGAGGTCTTCTCTCCAAAGGGTGCAAATGTCAACTTTGTTGAGGTAATGTTGGATAGGATTAGAGTAAGAACTTACGAAAGGGGAGTTGAGGGGGAGACGTTGGCCTGTGGGACAGGTTCTGTTGCATCTGCAATTGTCTCATCGCTCATCTTTAAACTTAAACCTCCCGTTGAGGTTGAAGTAGGAATGGGAGAGAGGTTAAGGGTTTACTTTGATGGTGAACTAAGGGAGGTTTTTTTGGAAGGTCCTACAGTATGGGTCTACGATGGTAAACTAAGGGAGGAGCTCCTTGGAGGAGCTTAAAAAGTTTGTTGAATTTCTCAACCTCATAGGTTACAACGAAGTTAGATTAAGAGAGAAAACTGGAGATGGGGCAATGAATCCGATTGAGGAACTTGAAAAGCTGAAGGAAGAGGCACTTAAGTGCTGTAGGTGCAGACTCTGTAAACACAGGACTCACGTAGTGTTTGGGGAGGGAGACCCTCAAACCGACCTCATGTTTGTAGGTGAGGCTCCGGGAGAACAGGAAGACCTTCAGGGAAGACCCTTTGTCGGA
The DNA window shown above is from Balnearium lithotrophicum and carries:
- a CDS encoding ATP-binding protein produces the protein MKVIPYVDNEKCIGCKICEEVCPHGVFVMSESKAVVMYPERCNGCGLCVENCPVDAITLKWTDL
- the dapF gene encoding diaminopimelate epimerase encodes the protein MEFSKIQGTGNDFIIIDNRDGKFDKFCGDFPVDSVVRKVCERRRGVGADGLILIESSEVADFKWRFFNSDGSVAEMCGNGARCASRFAYERGIAPERMRFETLAGIVESEVRGPSVKVRLTPPTDLKLNINAEGLNVHYINTGVPHVVVLVERLDQIDVEKLGRKLRFSEVFSPKGANVNFVEVMLDRIRVRTYERGVEGETLACGTGSVASAIVSSLIFKLKPPVEVEVGMGERLRVYFDGELREVFLEGPTVWVYDGKLREELLGGA
- a CDS encoding RNA-binding S4 domain-containing protein translates to MRIDQFLKVARIVKRRSLAKELCDDGVVKVNGAPAKPSREVKVGDVVEVDTISRFLKFRVLEVPISKSVSKKKARELVEVIEDRKKDIRDIIDLI
- the folD gene encoding bifunctional methylenetetrahydrofolate dehydrogenase/methenyltetrahydrofolate cyclohydrolase FolD — its product is MAVILDGKALSKKIRNSLKNEVKELKEKFGRPPSLAVVLVGNNPASEIYVRNKIKACSEVGIDSIDRRLPETVTQEELNSIVKELNEDPNVDGIIVQLPLPNGLSCREVVNYISPEKDVDGFHPVNVGKCTLGLYDQGLMPCTPAGVMKFFEEYNIPLQGKNAVMVGHSNIVGKPLANMLINANATVSVCHVYTKDLSHYTRYADVLCVATGVPGLIKADMVKEGAVVIDIGISRVNGKIVGDVDFEGVKEKVSAITPVPGGVGPMTITMLLYNTVKAFKMRNGI
- a CDS encoding DUF4149 domain-containing protein, encoding MIFLLKSIYLYSISLWVGALFFFTAVGAPLAFRVLPKEEAGKYTGAVFPKYFSLGYIFGILALLSFYLLVRENLGVVSSVNLLILILMNLSNFINGLLIVPKAGILKAEFYMTKEKSLYDRFLKLHAVSMALNGINVILGLMSVGLTSLYLTF
- a CDS encoding TIGR00282 family metallophosphoesterase, with translation MRILLVGDVVGRPGRRALHLYLEENRNKFDVCIANGENAAGGFGLTEKIVNKLLSYGVNVITGGNHTFDKKEIYQFIDKYPILRPANYPEGAPGRGFLTFDFEGTKISVINLMGRVFMECLDNPFRKFDEIYESNEADIVIVDFHGEASSEKQAFGFYVDGKATAVFGTHTHVQTSDLRRLPSGTLYITDAGMCGALNSVIGIEPKEGIERFVKQLPVRFKVPEKAELIQFCGVLFEVDDRFRVVRYERIYEIYERREDGSYTRRESPI
- a CDS encoding AMP-dependent synthetase/ligase, which codes for MGSFLERVLENIEESPEKTAFVRKENGKYRELTFRDFGNQISTLEELLRGISPEDRVVIFMENRPEWVSSLFSILFLGGIAVPVDYLLTPEELFNILKDSQPKYLITSSQNLKTAEKAVSNLGYHVRVINVDDIEWREGKIQYRRRRLDEVILILYTSGTTGNPKGVMLTLGNLDHNIRAVENLGFLREDDRFVAILPFHHTYPLMATAVLPVSLKLPLVFIEKLTPTDILSTVNEQNVTIMVGVPKLYQVIHHNIMAEIKKLPPVKRRLIEGALKLFRKGAPTSVKRRFFSKVHERIGRNLRFMISGGAKLSEDVWRDLEAMGFNILEGYGLTETSPLISVNRPDRKRIGTAGPPVDEVEVKVTEKGEIIVRGPNVMKGYYNKPEETRKVIKDGWFYTGDLGFVDEDGFIHITGRTKEVIVLESGKNVYPEDIEIELLKSPYILEVGVFYSDGRLRALVRPDFELLVDEGVSDVKSFIKKEINRLLRGFQPYKKIKEFKIVDRELPRTRIGKLRRFLLPKVWEEVE
- a CDS encoding lipopolysaccharide assembly protein LapA domain-containing protein — protein: MTLKQYFYSVVVTSIVLAVSLFALQNFQDVEVTIPFIGVFKTKLFVVIVFSFFSGFLTAGFLSLIFKIFSIPSNIKRKREKNVEDRPVSKGSENSKEEKSGKGAL
- the coaE gene encoding dephospho-CoA kinase (Dephospho-CoA kinase (CoaE) performs the final step in coenzyme A biosynthesis.), giving the protein MLVGVTGNIGSGKSTLCKFLELEGFPVFYADIIGKRALYRVKEKLLETFGSEIFKEKGEIDTKKISSIVFSSPKKLKTLTEITHPLIKEEILRIRDEFSDEVVFVEAAVLIEAGWMDICDKIVLVFAYRGQRILRASRKFGLRETLRRDSLQKPYSEKLKYADYLICNTGDLIHLKEQTISLLKELQ